A single window of Desulfomonilaceae bacterium DNA harbors:
- the cydB gene encoding cytochrome d ubiquinol oxidase subunit II → MLETIWFLLWGLIWAIYFMLDGFDFGLGTLLPFVAKSDKEKRVIYNAMGPFWDGNEVWLITAGGVTFAAFPTTYAVMFSTLYTPLLLILFTLIIRAVSFEFRNKIASQSWKSFWDICLFIGSFIPGLLFGVAFANIFQGIPFDKNYMFQGNLFTLLNPYGLLGGLLFVALFLVHGAIWLAIKSDGDLNKRAKNFASALWIPLLILAVAFLVFTWFATPLYRNYLNNPILFILPLITTLALFMIRIFLAKDSFWKAWFASSVTIMTAVLFGVVGLFPNLYPSSIDPALSLTAFNSCSSPLTLKIMLVVALIMVPIVIAYQSWAYYLFRGKIDEAMLASRESY, encoded by the coding sequence ATGCTGGAAACCATCTGGTTTTTGCTATGGGGACTGATCTGGGCGATATATTTCATGCTCGATGGTTTTGATTTTGGTCTTGGTACTCTTCTTCCTTTTGTAGCAAAAAGCGACAAAGAAAAAAGGGTCATTTATAACGCCATGGGCCCTTTTTGGGACGGGAATGAAGTTTGGCTCATAACGGCGGGTGGAGTGACTTTCGCCGCGTTTCCCACAACTTATGCCGTGATGTTCAGTACGTTATATACCCCGCTGTTGCTTATACTTTTTACTTTGATCATAAGAGCCGTCTCCTTTGAATTCAGAAACAAGATAGCCAGCCAATCGTGGAAATCCTTTTGGGATATCTGTCTTTTTATTGGGAGCTTTATTCCGGGCCTGCTTTTCGGAGTGGCGTTCGCCAATATCTTTCAGGGAATTCCCTTTGACAAGAATTATATGTTCCAGGGGAATCTGTTTACTCTGTTAAATCCTTATGGTCTATTGGGCGGGTTGCTGTTTGTAGCCCTTTTCCTCGTGCATGGAGCTATTTGGCTGGCGATTAAATCTGATGGGGATCTAAACAAGAGAGCAAAGAACTTTGCTTCCGCTCTTTGGATACCTCTCCTGATCCTGGCCGTCGCTTTCCTGGTGTTTACATGGTTTGCGACCCCCCTCTACAGGAATTATCTGAATAACCCGATTTTGTTTATTCTGCCGCTTATCACAACGCTAGCGTTATTTATGATTCGGATCTTTTTGGCGAAAGATTCTTTTTGGAAAGCATGGTTCGCTTCCAGTGTCACGATCATGACCGCTGTGCTTTTTGGAGTTGTAGGGCTATTTCCCAACCTGTATCCCTCAAGCATTGATCCTGCGCTCAGTCTGACGGCTTTTAATTCATGTTCCAGCCCATTAACATTGAAAATCATGCTCGTAGTAGCATTGATAATGGTACCCATCGTAATTGCATACCAGAGTTGGGCCTATTACCTGTTTAGAGGGAAAATTGATGAAGCGATGTTGGCTTCAAGAGAATCCTATTAA
- the tpx gene encoding thiol peroxidase: MNERQGLVTFKGNPLTLVGNEVKVGDSAPDFVAMANDLSPVSLSSYKGKPIIISSVPSLDTPICDMSTRRFNEEAINHGNDIAILTVSMDLPFAQARWCGAAGVKNVVTLSDYKDASFGMQYGLLIKELRLLARAVFVIDKNGKIQYLELVPEIAQEPNYDSALEALKKIK, translated from the coding sequence ATGAACGAACGGCAAGGTTTAGTAACTTTCAAGGGCAATCCCCTGACATTGGTAGGAAACGAAGTCAAAGTTGGCGATTCAGCTCCCGATTTTGTGGCGATGGCCAATGATTTGTCTCCTGTAAGCCTTTCTTCTTACAAAGGAAAACCGATCATAATATCTTCAGTCCCTTCTTTGGATACTCCAATATGTGACATGTCAACGCGCCGATTCAACGAAGAAGCTATCAACCATGGCAATGATATTGCGATATTAACCGTCAGCATGGATTTGCCTTTTGCTCAGGCTAGATGGTGCGGAGCGGCCGGAGTGAAAAATGTTGTCACACTGTCGGATTACAAAGACGCCTCTTTTGGTATGCAATACGGGTTACTTATCAAGGAATTGCGTTTGTTGGCCAGGGCGGTGTTTGTAATTGATAAGAACGGTAAAATCCAATATCTTGAACTTGTGCCGGAAATAGCCCAAGAGCCGAATTACGACTCGGCACTGGAAGCATTAAAGAAAATCAAATAA
- a CDS encoding ferritin family protein, whose amino-acid sequence MQQWKSVNEILDFAIENEQQAHDFYIGLGEKMDRPWMAEIFKSFAKEELGHKRKLENIKAGKQWGPTEKKALDLKIGDYLVDAEPGPQMDYQQALILAMKKEKKAFKLYLDLAASCGDDNLEQIFLALSQEEAKHKLRFEIEYDDFVMTEN is encoded by the coding sequence ATGCAACAATGGAAATCAGTTAACGAAATTCTGGATTTTGCCATCGAGAATGAGCAACAAGCCCATGATTTTTACATAGGTCTGGGCGAAAAGATGGACAGGCCGTGGATGGCGGAAATATTCAAGAGTTTTGCAAAAGAAGAATTGGGACACAAGCGGAAACTCGAAAATATCAAGGCAGGCAAACAATGGGGTCCAACAGAGAAGAAAGCTCTGGACCTAAAAATAGGTGATTATCTGGTAGACGCGGAGCCTGGTCCTCAAATGGATTATCAACAAGCGTTGATCCTTGCCATGAAAAAAGAGAAAAAGGCCTTTAAACTCTATCTGGATTTGGCGGCGTCCTGTGGGGACGACAATCTGGAACAAATCTTTCTGGCTTTATCCCAGGAAGAAGCTAAACATAAACTCAGGTTTGAGATTGAATACGACGATTTTGTAATGACTGAAAATTAG
- a CDS encoding efflux RND transporter periplasmic adaptor subunit, with amino-acid sequence MTKFKLLTAAISAIALILLLIWVQGGFHYKVPGGETQLPKEQVSNLKTAKAEEIETSGEVTVPGTILARDTAKIAARVGGYITELKVDAGSVVKKGDLLFKIEARELEEREAQAKAALESAQVDLDKTKQDYERYKVLFSEQAIAKKEFDDVSARYEMAQAAVNKAKSSLQEARTFLSYESVTAPFDGIVAEKNVNQGDLAVVGKDLLTIYNPDTLEMVAAAGEQYAPFLSIGSQVTVAVPSLNIKINTSIREIVPQRDEKTRTITVKAPMNETDGLTPGLYGTLTFKTMSAPVIVIPATAVKIVGQLETVKVVDHGEVKTRHVRTGRKLDNGNIEILSGLDPGDVVVIE; translated from the coding sequence ATGACCAAATTTAAATTACTCACAGCCGCTATTTCAGCGATCGCTTTAATCTTACTTCTAATATGGGTTCAAGGTGGATTTCACTACAAAGTCCCCGGCGGAGAAACACAACTTCCGAAAGAACAGGTTTCGAATCTCAAAACCGCCAAAGCCGAAGAAATCGAAACCTCCGGTGAGGTCACTGTTCCCGGAACCATATTGGCGAGAGACACTGCCAAGATCGCCGCAAGAGTAGGTGGATACATTACTGAATTGAAAGTGGACGCCGGTAGTGTAGTCAAGAAAGGCGATCTCTTGTTCAAGATCGAGGCCCGAGAACTGGAGGAGCGAGAAGCCCAGGCCAAGGCGGCGCTTGAAAGCGCACAGGTTGATCTGGACAAGACCAAACAGGATTATGAACGTTACAAGGTTTTATTTAGTGAACAGGCTATCGCCAAGAAAGAATTCGATGATGTTTCCGCTCGTTATGAAATGGCTCAGGCGGCTGTGAATAAAGCCAAATCATCGCTTCAAGAAGCCAGGACATTCCTGTCCTACGAGTCTGTGACGGCTCCGTTTGACGGCATCGTGGCCGAAAAGAATGTCAACCAGGGAGACCTTGCGGTCGTGGGGAAAGATTTACTTACTATTTACAACCCGGATACTCTTGAAATGGTCGCCGCTGCCGGAGAACAGTACGCTCCTTTTCTCTCGATAGGCTCACAAGTTACTGTGGCGGTTCCGTCTTTGAACATAAAAATAAATACCTCAATCAGGGAAATTGTTCCTCAACGTGATGAGAAGACCAGAACTATTACAGTGAAAGCGCCTATGAATGAAACTGACGGCCTCACACCCGGTTTGTACGGGACGTTAACGTTCAAGACAATGTCTGCGCCTGTAATTGTGATACCGGCGACCGCAGTCAAAATAGTCGGTCAGCTTGAAACAGTGAAAGTGGTTGATCACGGCGAAGTCAAAACCAGGCACGTCCGAACCGGACGAAAGCTCGACAATGGCAATATTGAAATCTTGTCGGGTTTGGATCCTGGGGATGTAGTAGTTATTGAATGA
- the ispG gene encoding flavodoxin-dependent (E)-4-hydroxy-3-methylbut-2-enyl-diphosphate synthase — MDIVRRKTRTIQLGTMTVGGDSPISVQSMANTNTRDIRKTLAQIRKLEKAGCEIIRVGVPDMEAAGSLGKIKSGMKVPLVADIHFDYKLALEALKQGVDGLRLNPGNIGSSTKVREVTRAALDRNVPIRIGVNSGSVEKKLLEKYGGATPEAMVESALSHIGILEKINFGLIKVSLKASDVPRTIDAYRLLSDKVDYPLHVGVTEAGTVIPGSVKSAIGIGILLAEGIGDTIRVSLSAAPEKEIQAGFAILRSLGLRRWGVDLISCPTCSRTAIDLIGLATKVEKAISFIRTPLKVAVMGCVVNGPGEAKEADVGIAGGKGRGILFKKGQVVGTYEEKELLKALLDEINNLAQDSAPVATS, encoded by the coding sequence ATGGATATTGTAAGAAGAAAAACCAGGACCATTCAATTGGGTACCATGACTGTGGGAGGAGACTCTCCTATATCTGTCCAGTCAATGGCCAATACCAACACTCGTGACATCAGAAAAACTCTTGCGCAAATTAGAAAGCTTGAGAAGGCGGGATGTGAAATTATAAGAGTCGGTGTTCCAGACATGGAAGCAGCCGGCTCGTTGGGTAAAATCAAAAGTGGAATGAAAGTTCCTCTCGTCGCTGATATTCATTTCGATTACAAACTGGCGCTTGAAGCTCTAAAACAGGGGGTTGACGGACTGCGACTGAACCCTGGAAACATAGGATCTTCCACCAAAGTTCGAGAAGTCACGCGGGCGGCCCTTGACCGAAATGTCCCGATTCGAATCGGAGTCAACTCCGGATCCGTAGAAAAGAAGCTCCTTGAGAAGTATGGCGGAGCTACTCCGGAAGCAATGGTTGAGAGCGCTCTGAGTCACATTGGTATTCTGGAGAAGATCAATTTTGGGCTAATAAAGGTTTCTTTGAAGGCATCAGACGTCCCAAGAACAATTGACGCGTACCGACTGCTCTCTGATAAGGTGGACTACCCATTGCACGTTGGGGTCACTGAAGCAGGCACGGTAATCCCTGGTTCCGTAAAATCGGCCATCGGCATAGGAATTTTGCTGGCTGAAGGTATTGGAGACACAATAAGAGTTTCTCTCTCGGCCGCTCCTGAGAAGGAAATTCAGGCAGGTTTCGCTATACTTAGAAGCCTCGGACTCAGACGTTGGGGAGTGGATCTTATCTCCTGTCCGACATGTTCCAGAACTGCAATAGATCTTATAGGGCTGGCGACTAAAGTTGAAAAAGCCATTTCCTTTATACGAACGCCGTTGAAAGTCGCGGTCATGGGTTGTGTGGTGAATGGGCCAGGTGAAGCCAAGGAGGCTGATGTGGGGATAGCGGGCGGAAAAGGGAGAGGGATATTGTTCAAGAAGGGCCAAGTGGTTGGGACCTACGAAGAAAAAGAGCTCCTGAAGGCGCTTCTGGATGAAATAAATAATCTTGCTCAAGACTCAGCGCCCGTGGCGACTTCATAA
- the rfbB gene encoding dTDP-glucose 4,6-dehydratase — MRLLVTGGLGFIGSNFILNMLETYRDLSVINLDLLTYAGNLENLLGVESYGSRYEFVRGDIADSNLVSEIMSSKPDIVVNFAAESHVDRSILDASTFLKTNIIGTQVLLDCCKEHKICRFVQISTDEVYGSLGPLDPSFTETNHLKPNSPYSASKAAADLLVRAYYKTYGMDVVITRCSNNYGPFQFPEKLIPLMITNAIQHEGLPVYGDGMNIRDWIHVLDHCKAIDTVMRKGLAGHVYNIGGSCERHNIDIVRQILARLNKSSSLIKYVQDRPGHDRRYAMNSDKIRTELNWEPEIGFEDGIDQTVSWYIENEPWWRRIKTGEYLTYYEKWYGGLQK, encoded by the coding sequence ATGCGTTTGCTTGTAACTGGTGGGCTCGGTTTTATTGGTTCAAATTTTATCTTGAACATGCTCGAAACTTACAGGGATCTGAGCGTTATCAATCTTGATCTTTTGACCTACGCAGGGAATCTGGAAAACCTGTTAGGAGTTGAAAGTTACGGTTCCCGTTATGAATTTGTAAGAGGCGACATAGCTGACAGCAATCTGGTTTCAGAAATTATGTCTTCAAAACCGGATATAGTGGTCAATTTTGCGGCGGAGTCCCACGTAGACCGATCAATATTGGACGCGTCCACTTTTTTGAAAACAAATATTATTGGAACCCAGGTTCTTCTGGACTGCTGTAAAGAACACAAGATATGTCGGTTTGTTCAAATATCGACAGATGAGGTTTACGGCTCTCTCGGCCCATTAGATCCATCATTCACAGAAACAAACCATTTGAAACCAAACAGTCCTTATTCCGCTTCGAAGGCGGCTGCTGACTTACTGGTGCGGGCGTATTACAAAACCTATGGAATGGATGTCGTAATTACCAGATGCTCTAATAATTATGGGCCGTTCCAGTTTCCTGAAAAACTCATACCGCTAATGATCACCAACGCCATCCAGCATGAAGGCCTCCCGGTTTACGGTGATGGGATGAACATTCGTGACTGGATACATGTGCTGGACCACTGCAAGGCTATCGACACAGTAATGAGAAAGGGACTGGCGGGCCACGTTTACAACATCGGGGGATCCTGTGAGCGCCACAACATTGATATAGTCAGACAGATTCTGGCCAGACTCAACAAGTCCTCGTCGTTGATCAAGTATGTCCAGGACAGACCAGGGCACGATCGTCGATATGCGATGAATTCGGATAAAATCAGAACTGAACTCAACTGGGAGCCGGAGATCGGTTTTGAAGACGGCATAGATCAAACCGTGAGCTGGTACATAGAGAATGAGCCTTGGTGGAGAAGGATAAAGACTGGAGAATACCTTACCTACTACGAAAAATGGTATGGCGGGCTTCAGAAATAA
- a CDS encoding dTDP-4-dehydrorhamnose 3,5-epimerase family protein translates to MSLKKSKFKQPSSTPIKGVVIQPLKVVPDERGRLMEIMRNDDPFFSGFGQVYLSTVYPGVVKAWHYHRIQDDRFTCVRGMVKAVLYDDREGSETRGALNVLYAGEYNPVLIVIPAGVFHGWKCVSDYEAYVINIPSEPYNRADPDEFRVDPHGDVIPYDWTRKDG, encoded by the coding sequence ATGTCTCTCAAGAAAAGCAAATTCAAACAGCCATCATCGACTCCCATTAAGGGTGTTGTGATTCAGCCTCTCAAAGTTGTGCCTGATGAACGCGGCAGGCTGATGGAAATAATGAGAAATGACGACCCTTTTTTCTCGGGATTTGGTCAGGTCTACCTGTCAACTGTTTATCCCGGTGTTGTTAAGGCCTGGCATTATCACAGGATTCAGGATGATCGATTTACATGCGTGAGAGGAATGGTGAAGGCCGTCCTTTATGATGATCGTGAGGGTTCTGAGACTCGTGGGGCTCTTAATGTCCTCTATGCAGGTGAATATAATCCGGTACTTATAGTAATACCGGCAGGAGTCTTTCACGGTTGGAAATGCGTAAGTGATTACGAGGCCTATGTCATCAATATTCCTTCAGAGCCTTACAACAGGGCTGATCCTGATGAGTTCAGAGTTGATCCTCATGGAGACGTCATACCTTATGACTGGACCAGAAAAGATGGCTAG